In Phocoena sinus isolate mPhoSin1 chromosome X, mPhoSin1.pri, whole genome shotgun sequence, a genomic segment contains:
- the LOC116747756 gene encoding LOW QUALITY PROTEIN: sex comb on midleg-like protein 2 (The sequence of the model RefSeq protein was modified relative to this genomic sequence to represent the inferred CDS: substituted 3 bases at 3 genomic stop codons), giving the protein MGRAVNEESMDAKKENQEKAPXSGTSSVQNDDFHXENYLKXTGSLSAPSECFRQSKIPPANDFKVGMKLEAHDPRNMISICITTVVGITGARLHLRLDGSDNRNDFWRLVDSLDIQPVGTCEKEGDLLQPPLGYQMNISSWPMFLLRTLSGCEMAPATFFKKEPPKSPLNNFKVGMKLEVIDRKNPYLICRATTGNVKGEEVYITFDGWSGAFDYWCKYDCRDIFPVGWCCLTGDVLQPPGTHVPVTKNTAKTQTSPSKATQRSMQSLQKTAVILPTQQIRKSGRTKSPAHTSVPKKGSSVKNITPRKKGPNSGRKEKCIPVVCSTSSTSVSMPARGRGGVLYDKDAVPGSSKIVMPTVCVYVNKHGSSGPHLDQKKIQQLPDHFGPGPVNVVLRRTVQACVDCAIQSKTVFGFLVPDDREGEVITASFDGETHSIQLPPVNSASRALCFLEKLCHSLRCDNLLSSQHFSSYTGNGHSPAEHDQNKSVKEDTTEKKSTKRPSQEPLPYVAPLSPKLPKTEVHASEEVLSSEGNGMPKGEMLSEESKNSPLNPASSLNPASTSPISTHTPVSSSVSQSVPCTSSSTLVGTESPPKSSHHEVTFQMQRKSEAPSYIAVPDPSVPKQGFSKDPPTWSVDEVIQFMKHKDPQISGPLADLFMQHEIDGTALLLLRSDVMMKYMGLELGPALKLCYYIEKLKEGKYN; this is encoded by the exons ATGGGGCGAGCAGTGAATGAAGAGTCAATGGATGCAAAGAAGGAGAATCAAGAGAAAGCTCCTTAGTCAGGCACATCTTCTGTGCAAAATGATGACTTTCACTAGGAAAATTACTTGAAATAGACTGGATCTTTAAGTGCTCCTTCAGAGTGTTTCAGACAGTCCAAGATTCCACCAGCTAATGACTTCAAAGTTGGTATGAAATTGGAAGCCCATGACCCTCGCAATATGATTTCAATATGTATCACCACAGTCGTTGGAATTACTGGTGCCAGGCTACATTTAAGACTGGATGGTAGTGACAACAGAAATGATTTTTGGCGGCTTGTTGATTCTCTGGACATACAGCCTGTTGGGACATGTGAAAAGGAGGGGGACTTACTTCAGCCTCCACTGGGGTACCAGATGAACATATCATCTTGGCCAATGTTCCTCTTGCGAACACTGAGTGGATGTGAAATGGCACCTGCAACATTCTTTAAGAAGGAACCACCAAAGTCAcctctaaataattttaaagtgggAATGAAACTTGAAGTTATAGACAGAAAGAACCCTTATCTGATCTGCCGTGCAACTACTGGAAATGTTAAAGGAGAAGAAGTTTATATCACATTCGATGGCTGGAGTGGAGCTTTTGATTATTGGTGCAAGTATGACTGTCGAGATATTTTCCCAGTTGGGTGGTGTTGCCTGACAGGAGATGTATTACAACCACCAGGAACTCATGTTCCTGTTACAAAGAATACAGCAAAAACACAGACTTCTCCTTCCAAAGCAACCCAGCGTTCAATGCAGTCTCTACAGAAAACTGCTGTAATATTACCAACACAGCAGATCAGGAAATCAGGTCGGACTAAATCACCTGCACATACTTCAGTCCCCAAGAAGGGGAGCTCTGTTAAAAATATCACACCAAGGAAAAAAGGCCCAAactcaggaagaaaggaaaaatgtattcctGTTGTATGTTCCACATCTTCAACTTCTGTCAGTATGCCGGCCAGAGGACGTGGTGGTGTTTTATATGATAAGGATGCTGTTCCTGGGTCATCTAAAATAGTGATGCCTACAGTCTGTGTCTATGTAAACAAACATGGAAGCTCTGGCCCTCACCTGGATCAGAAGAAAATCCAGCAGCTGCCCGATCACTTTGGCCCAGGCCCTGTCAATGTGGTGCTCCGGCGGACGGTGCAGGCCTGTGTGGATTGTGCCATTCAAAGTAAGACTGTTTTTGGATTCCTTGTGCCAGATGATCGTGAAGGAGAAGTGATAACCGCCTCCTTTGATGGGGAAACTCATTCCATCCAGCTCCCTCCAGTGAACAGTGCATCACGTGCTCTTTGCTTTCTTGAGAAATTGTGCCACAGCCTGCGGTGTGATAACCTTTTGAGTAGCCAGCATTTTAGCTCTTATACAGGTAATGGTCATAGCCCCGCAGAGCATGatcaaaataaatcagtaaaagaagatacaacagaaaagaaaagcaccAAACGACCTTCTCAGGAACCTCTGCCTTATGTTGCTCCTCTCTCTCCTAAGCTCCCCAAAACAGAAGTGCATGCCTCTGAAG aagTATTATCTTCTGAGGGAAATGGCATGCCCAAAGGGGAAATGCTTTCTGAAGAGTCCAAAAACTCACCACTAAATCCAGCAAGTTCTTTGAATCCTGCCAGCACAAGTCCTATAAGCACTCATACTCCGGTCTCCagtagtgtttctcaaagtgtgccATGCACCTCGAGTTCAACACTGGTGGGGACCGAATCACCTCCCAAGAGCAGTCACCATGAAGTTACATTCCAGATGCAGAGGAAAAGTGAAGCTCCAAGTTATATAGCTGTACCTGACCCCAGTGTCCCGAAACAAGGCTTCTCTAAGGACCCTCCAACCTGGTCCGTGGATGAAGTGATACAGTTTATGAAACATAAAGATCCTCAGATATCAGGCCCCCTCGCCGACCTCTTCATGCAACATGAGATTGATGGGACGGCTCTGCTACTACTCAGAAGTGATGTGATGATGAAGTATATGGGGCTGGAGTTGGGGCCAGCTTTAAAGTTATGTTACTATATTGAAAaacttaaagaaggaaaatataattga